The Salvelinus sp. IW2-2015 unplaced genomic scaffold, ASM291031v2 Un_scaffold2193, whole genome shotgun sequence genome window below encodes:
- the LOC112073238 gene encoding N-myc proto-oncogene protein-like isoform X2, whose protein sequence is MPAIIGKNSDMEFDSLQPCFYPGEDDFYFCGPDSAPPGEDIWKKFELLPTPPLSPSRAALPGELAFASGGDRGDSAAGPMGFGLGDPLGCDWASELLFLPEDDIWGASDGDLFGGCSALDSNPNSIIIQDCMWSGFSAREKLQRVVTEKLGKAISTAAACGVSKNVTTAAAITTKAPELSVDPTIVFPFPINKRNGSSSSRCSPGTAPATTAHCSAEETPSDSEDDEDDDDEDEEEDEEEDDDDSDGEEIDVVTVEKRRGLSPMATGTVTISVRSKTGTASGAVASSGVVSRFVSNRGSAGSNCHGQELILKRSSVHQQQHNYAAPSPYASDDDHAPPSKKHKSSNAPRQYSRAPSSSSSSSLSSSTFCGSLTVPSSTMAGSRSKRHASGASSPRGGSSGNSDSEDSERRRNHNILERQRRNDLRSSFLTLRDHVPELARNEKAAKVLILKKAAEYVSSLETDELRLTQEKDRLQARRQQLMKRLEQARTC, encoded by the exons ATGCCGGCGATTATAGGTAAAAATTCCGATATGGAGTTCGACTCTCTACAACCCTGCTTCTACCCGGGTGAGGATGACTTCTATTTCTGCGGTCCCGACTCTGCGCCACCCGGAGAGGACATCTGGAAGAAATTCGAGTTGCTGCCCACGCCGCCCCTCTCCCCGAGCCGAGCGGCGCTACCGGGGGAGCTGGCCTTCGCGTCCGGGGGGGACAGGGGCGACTCGGCAGCAGGTCCCATGGGTTTTGGATTAGGCGACCCGCTGGGCTGCGACTGGGCTTCAGAGCTCCTGTTTCTGCCCGAAGACGATATTTGGGGCGCGTCGGACGGAGACCTGTTCGGCGGCTGCTCCGCTTTGGATAGTAACCCCAACTCCATTATCATTCAGGACTGTATGTGGAGCGGCTTCTCGGCCAGGGAAAAGCTCCAGAGGGTGGTCACAGAAAAGCTAGGCAAAGCCATCTCCACCGCGGCTGCCTGTGGAGTTAGTAAAAATGTCACTACCGCCGCCGCCATCACAACCAAGGCGCCGGAGCTGAGTGTGGACCCCACCATAGTCTTCCCTTTCCCCATCAACAAAAGAAacggtagcagcagcagcagatgttCACCTGGGACGGCCCCCGCCACTACTGCCCACTGTAGCGCAGAGGAAACTCCGAGCGACTCCG aagatgatgaagatgatgatgacgaagatgaggaggaagatgaggaggaggacgatgACGACTCAGACGGCGAAGAGATCGATGTGGTCACTGTGGAGAAGCGGCGTGGCTTGTCGCCCATGGCGACTGGCACGGTCACCATCTCGGTGAGGTCGAAGACGGGCACCGCTTCTGGGGCCGTGGCCTCATCTGGTGTCGTGAGCCGATTCGTCAGCAACCGGGGGTCTGCGGGGTCAAACTGTCATGGGCAGGAGTTGATCCTCAAGCGGAGCTCGGTCCACCAGCAGCAGCACAACTACGCTGCTCCCTCGCCGTACGCCTCCGACGACGACCACGCGCCCCCCTCCAAGAAACACAAGTCCTCTAATGCTCCTCGTCAATACTCCCGTGCcccctcttcatcatcatcatcatcgctaTCATCCTCAACATTCTGCGGCTCCCTGACTGTGCCATCATCAACAATGGCGGGTTCTAGATCCAAACGCCACGCCAGCGGTGCCAGTAGCCCACGCGGCGGCTCCTCCGGTAACTCCGACTCCGAAGACTCCGAACGGCGGCGAAACCACAACATCCTTGAACGCCAGCGACGCAACGACCTGCGCTCAAGTTTCCTCACGCTCCGCGATCATGTGCCCGAGCTGGCGAGGAACGAGAAGGCGGCCAAGGTGCTGATCTTGAAGAAAGCGGCGGAGTATGTGTCGTCGCTGGAGACGGACGAACTGCGGCTGACTCAGGAGAAGGACAGGCTGCAGGCGCGGAGGCAACAGTTAATGAAGCGACTCGAGCAGGCCAGGACTTGCTAA
- the LOC112073238 gene encoding N-myc proto-oncogene protein-like isoform X1, whose amino-acid sequence MPAIIGKNSDMEFDSLQPCFYPGEDDFYFCGPDSAPPGEDIWKKFELLPTPPLSPSRAALPGELAFASGGDRGDSAAGPMGFGLGDPLGCDWASELLFLPEDDIWGASDGDLFGGCSALDSNPNSIIIQDCMWSGFSAREKLQRVVTEKLGKAISTAAACGVSKNVTTAAAITTKAPELSVDPTIVFPFPINKRNGSSSSRCSPGTAPATTAHCSAEETPSDSEEDDEDDDDEDEEEDEEEDDDDSDGEEIDVVTVEKRRGLSPMATGTVTISVRSKTGTASGAVASSGVVSRFVSNRGSAGSNCHGQELILKRSSVHQQQHNYAAPSPYASDDDHAPPSKKHKSSNAPRQYSRAPSSSSSSSLSSSTFCGSLTVPSSTMAGSRSKRHASGASSPRGGSSGNSDSEDSERRRNHNILERQRRNDLRSSFLTLRDHVPELARNEKAAKVLILKKAAEYVSSLETDELRLTQEKDRLQARRQQLMKRLEQARTC is encoded by the exons ATGCCGGCGATTATAGGTAAAAATTCCGATATGGAGTTCGACTCTCTACAACCCTGCTTCTACCCGGGTGAGGATGACTTCTATTTCTGCGGTCCCGACTCTGCGCCACCCGGAGAGGACATCTGGAAGAAATTCGAGTTGCTGCCCACGCCGCCCCTCTCCCCGAGCCGAGCGGCGCTACCGGGGGAGCTGGCCTTCGCGTCCGGGGGGGACAGGGGCGACTCGGCAGCAGGTCCCATGGGTTTTGGATTAGGCGACCCGCTGGGCTGCGACTGGGCTTCAGAGCTCCTGTTTCTGCCCGAAGACGATATTTGGGGCGCGTCGGACGGAGACCTGTTCGGCGGCTGCTCCGCTTTGGATAGTAACCCCAACTCCATTATCATTCAGGACTGTATGTGGAGCGGCTTCTCGGCCAGGGAAAAGCTCCAGAGGGTGGTCACAGAAAAGCTAGGCAAAGCCATCTCCACCGCGGCTGCCTGTGGAGTTAGTAAAAATGTCACTACCGCCGCCGCCATCACAACCAAGGCGCCGGAGCTGAGTGTGGACCCCACCATAGTCTTCCCTTTCCCCATCAACAAAAGAAacggtagcagcagcagcagatgttCACCTGGGACGGCCCCCGCCACTACTGCCCACTGTAGCGCAGAGGAAACTCCGAGCGACTCCG AagaagatgatgaagatgatgatgacgaagatgaggaggaagatgaggaggaggacgatgACGACTCAGACGGCGAAGAGATCGATGTGGTCACTGTGGAGAAGCGGCGTGGCTTGTCGCCCATGGCGACTGGCACGGTCACCATCTCGGTGAGGTCGAAGACGGGCACCGCTTCTGGGGCCGTGGCCTCATCTGGTGTCGTGAGCCGATTCGTCAGCAACCGGGGGTCTGCGGGGTCAAACTGTCATGGGCAGGAGTTGATCCTCAAGCGGAGCTCGGTCCACCAGCAGCAGCACAACTACGCTGCTCCCTCGCCGTACGCCTCCGACGACGACCACGCGCCCCCCTCCAAGAAACACAAGTCCTCTAATGCTCCTCGTCAATACTCCCGTGCcccctcttcatcatcatcatcatcgctaTCATCCTCAACATTCTGCGGCTCCCTGACTGTGCCATCATCAACAATGGCGGGTTCTAGATCCAAACGCCACGCCAGCGGTGCCAGTAGCCCACGCGGCGGCTCCTCCGGTAACTCCGACTCCGAAGACTCCGAACGGCGGCGAAACCACAACATCCTTGAACGCCAGCGACGCAACGACCTGCGCTCAAGTTTCCTCACGCTCCGCGATCATGTGCCCGAGCTGGCGAGGAACGAGAAGGCGGCCAAGGTGCTGATCTTGAAGAAAGCGGCGGAGTATGTGTCGTCGCTGGAGACGGACGAACTGCGGCTGACTCAGGAGAAGGACAGGCTGCAGGCGCGGAGGCAACAGTTAATGAAGCGACTCGAGCAGGCCAGGACTTGCTAA